TGCGAGCCTGGTGATGGGCGGAGCCGTCAGTGGTATGCACTACACCGCCATGGCGGCCGTCAGCGTCCACCTCCAGGGCGGCCACGTCCCCGCCGGCACCGGTGACACCGCGACCTCGCTCCTCCTGCCGATGCTGATCGGCCCGGCGGTCTTCCTCATCCTTGCCGCCGTGGTCGTCATGTTCGACCCGCTGCTCGTGATGGGCGACCCGGACTGGCAGCGGCCCGCCGCGCAGAGCGTGCACCGCCCCGGCGTGCCCGCCCCGCGCCATGTGCCGTCCTACGGCGAGCCCGCCAACTGGACGGCCCGCCCCGCGGGCCGCGCCGCCCGCAGGAGCGTCCACCGCGGCGGCCACCGCTCCCAGGACTGGTGAGCAGGACACCTTCGGGGCTCCTTCGGGACACCCGTCGGGACACCTTCGGGACGTCTTCGGAGAGGGCGGTGAGCCGATCACCGCCCGAGTGTCAGTGCCGGGTCGTACGGTGGTTCCATGCGGCCCGTTTCCAAGATCGAACGTTCGGTGGCGCCCTTCGAGGTCGTCAGCTCCTACCAGCCCAGCGGCGACCAGCCGACGGCCATCGCCGACCTCGAGCGGCGCATCCGCGCGGGCGAGAAGGACGTCGTGCTCCTCGGCGCCACCGGCACCGGCAAGTCGGCCACCACCGCCTGGATGATCGAGAAGCTCCAGCGCCCCACCCTGGTGATGGCGCCGAACAAGACCCTGGCCGCCCAGCTGGCGAACGAGTTCCGCGAACTCCTGCCGAACAACGCGGTCGAGTACTTCGTCTCGTACTACGACTACTACCAGCCCGAGGCGTACGTCCCCCAGTCGGACACGTACATCGAGAAGGACTCCTCCATCAACGAGGAGGTGGAGCGGCTCCGCCACTCCGCGACGAACTCCCTGCTCACCCGCAGGGACGTCATCGTGGTCGCCTCCGTCTCCTGCATCTACGGCCTCGGCACGCCCCAGGAGTACGTGGACCGGATGGTCCCGCTCAAGGTCGGCGAGGAGATGGACCGCGACCAGCTGCTCCGCCGCTTCGTCGACATCCAGTACACCCGCAACGACCTGGCGTTCACCCGCGGCACCTTCCGGGTCCGCGGCGACACCATCGAGATCTTCCCGGTGTACGAGGAGCTGGCCGTCCGCATCGAGATGTTCGGCGACGAGATCGAGGCGCTCTCCACCCTCCACCCGCTCACCGGCGAGATCATCAGCGAGGACCGCGAGCTGTACGTCTTCCCCGCCAGCCACTACGTCGCGGGCCCCGAGCGGATGGAGCGGGCGGTCAACGACATCGAGCGCGAGCTGGAGATCCGCCTCGCCGAGCTCGACAAGCAGGGCAAGCACCTGGAGTCCCAGCGCCTGCGCATGCGGACCACGTACGACATCGAGATGATGCGGCAGATCGGCTCCTGCTCCGGCATCGAGAACTACTCGATGCACTTCGACGGCCGCGACCCCGGCTCCGCGCCGAACACCCTCATCGACTACTTTCCCGAGGACTTCCTGCTCGTCATCGACGAGTCGCACGTCACCGTGCCGCAGATCGGCGCCATGTACGAGGGCGACGCCTCCCGTAAGCGGACCCTCGTCGACCACGGCTTCCGGCTCCCGTCCGCCCTCGACAACCGCCCGCTGAAGTGGGAGGAGTTCCAGAAGCGGATCGGCCAGACCGTCTACCTCTCGGCGACCCCGGGCACATACGAACTCTCCCGCGGCGACGGCTTCGTCGAGCAGATCATCCGCCCCACCGGGCTCGTCGACCCCGAGGTCGTCGTCAAGCCGACCGAGGGCCAGATCGACGACCTCGTCCACGAGATCCGGCTGCGCACGGAGAAGGACGAGCGGGTCCTCGTCACCACCCTCACCAAGAAGATGGCCGAGGACCTCACCGACTACTTCCTGGAGCTCGGCATCCAGGTGCGCTACCTCCACAGCGACGTCGACACGCTGCGCCGCATCGAGCTGCTGCGCGAGCTGCGCGCCGGCGAGTACGACGTCCTCGTCGGCATCAACCTCCTCCGGGAGGGACTCGACCTTCCCGAGGTCTCCCTCGTCGCCATCCTCGACGCCGACAAGCAGGGCTTCCTGCGCTCCGGGACCTCCCTCATCCAGACCATCGGCCGTGCCGCGCGAAACGTCTCGGGCCAGGTCCACATGTACGCGGACCGGATCACCCCGGCGATGGAGCAGGCCATCGACGAGACCAACCGGCGCCGCGAGAAGCAGGTCGCGTACAACACGGCCCACGGCATCGACCCGCAGCCGCTGCGCAAGAAGATCAACGACATCGTGGCGACGATCGCCCGCGAGGAGGTCGACACCGAGGAGCTCCTCGGCAGCGGCTACCGCCAGGAGAAGGAGGGGAAGGCAGCCAAGGCGCCCGTCCCCTCGCTCGCCGCGCACGGCTCCAAGAGCCGGGGCAAGGGCGGCAAGCCCGGATCCACCGTCGAGCTCGGCGACCGGCCGGCCACCGAACTGGCCGCGATCATCGAGGAGATGACCGACCGGATGCGCGCCGCCGCCGCCGAGCTGCAGTTCGAGGTGGCGGCCCGGCTCCGCGACGAAGTGGGAGAGCTGAAGAAGGAGTTGCGCCAGATGAAGGAGGCGGGTCTCGCCTGACCGGTGGCGGTCCGGTGTGTTGCAAGACCGACACAAATCCGGACCGCGGCGCTGCGGTGTCAGTACCTCTGCGTAGGGTGCTGGACAACCGCACGCACCGGACAGCGGGCGCGGGGAACGCAACGAGAGGGGCAAGCGCGTGACGGTCAACATGACCAAGGGTCAGGCCATCAGCCTGGAGAAGCAGGGCGGAGGCAGCCTCAGCCAGGTGCGGATGGGGCTCGGCTGGCAGGCGGCACCGCGCCGCGGTCTCTTCGGCAAGCGCACGCAGGAGATCGACCTGGACGCCTCGGCCGTCCTCTTCGCGGACAAGCAGCCGGTCGACGTGGTCTTCTTCCGTCACCTGGTCAGCGACGACGGCTCGGTCAAGCACACCGGTGACAACCTCGTCGGCGGCGCGGGCCAGGGCGGGGACGACGAGGCGATCCTCGTCGACCTCCAGCGGGTCCCGGTCCACATCGACACGATCGTCTTCACCGTGAACTCCTTCACCGGTCAGACGTTCCAGGAGGTGCAGAACGCCTTCTGCCGGATCGTCGACGAGACGAACGGCCAGGAGCTCGCGCGCTACACCCTCGACGGCGGTGGCAACTACACCGCGCAGATCATGGCGAAGGTGCACCGGGCCGGCTCCGGCTGGCAGATGACCGCCCTGGGCAACCCGGCCAACGGCCGGACGTTCCAGGACCTGATGCCCGCGATCCTGCCGCACCTGTAGGCAGGGCGGCGCAGGACGGCACCCACAGCTCCCGGAGGCAGCAGGCCGCCGGGAGCTGTCCCGCACCACCGCGCACGGCACCACCGCACCACCGCACGTACGTCCGCACCATTCGTACCGGGAACCGCTGAGGGGACAGAGCCGATGACGGCCGAGCTGGTCCGGGGGCAGAACCACCCCCTGCCCGACACCCGACTGGAGATCAGGGTGTCGGCCGGTCACCCGGTCGTCGCCGGAGCCGCCCTCGGCGACGAGCGGGGCAGGGTCCCGGGCGTGGAGTGGGTCGCCCACCCCGTCGCCCCCTCGCTCCCCGGTGTGGACGTCCCCCGGCAGGCCGCGGCCGACCAGCGCCTCGCCGTCGACCTGGCGGCGGTCCCGGACGCCGTCCACCGTGTCTCCGTCCTCCTGGCGCTGCCCGTGGGCGTCGGCGGACCGACCTCCTTCGGGAAGGCCGCCGCCCCCTTCGTCGCCGTCGCCGGACCCGACGGCACCGAGATCGCCAGCTACACGATCACCGGGCTCGACAGCGAGTCCGCCGTCGTCGCCCTGGAGCTGTACCGCCGCCAGGGCGCCTGGAAGGTCCGCGCCATGGGCCAGGGGTACGAGGGCGGTCTCGCCGCCCTCCTCGGCGACCAGGGCCTGGAGCGCCCCGCCGACCTGGCCGCGTCGATCCTGGAGTCGGAGCGGGCCCGCCACGCACCGCTGCCCGACCCCGCTCCCGCCACGGCCACGCACCCGGAGTCGGCCCCTGCCGCCGAGTCCACCCCGGCCGAGCACCGGACCGCGCCGACAGCCGGCGGCCCGATCAGCTACGCCCACCCCCGGCGCCGGACCACCACCCCGGAGCCCGCACCGGCCCCGGCCCCGCAGGGTTCGCAGGCCCCGCAGGGTCCGGCCGTTCCCGTCGCCGGGGACGCGGCCGGCTGGTCCATGGACGAGCGCCTGTACAACCAGGTGTGGGGGATGTTCGAGGACCTGGCCCGTACCGCCGCCGCCTACCGCAGTGCCTGCGACTTCGCGGAGTCCCGGCTCGACCGGGAGCTCGACGAGGTGCTCTCCGACTACCGCGCCCGTGGCGGGGGCGCGAACGACGCCGCGCGGGCAGCCGCCCGCGCCCGCCACGACGAGCTCGTGGAGCGGGCCCAGGAGGTCCTGGACCGGGACCTCGCCCAGCTCGCCGTCGAGTCCGAGGTCGTCGAACCGGCCCTGCCGCCCGCCTACGCCCGCTGGGACAACCCGGTCTGGCACGGCTACCGCCCGCCGGCGGAGGAGCCGATGGCCGTGCGCCTGGGCGACCTCCACCTCCCCGAGCGCGCCGAGCTGCGGATCCCGATGCTCGTCAGGCTCCCGATGGAGCGCGGGCTCTGGGTGGACAGCGGGCGCGGCCGCTCGGAGGCGGCCGGCCTCCTCGACGAGACCGAGCTGAGACGGCTCGCCCTCGACAGCGCGGTCGCGCACGCGGCCCGGCTGCTCGCCGTCCACCCGGCGGGCGGGTTCGCGGTCCACGTCGTCGACGCGGCGGGTGCCGGCGCAGCCGCGCTCGCGCCGCTCGTGGACACCGGTGTGCTCGCCGCCCCGCCCGCCCGGGGCGCGGCCGGCGTCTCGGCGGTGCTGGAGCAGCTCACGGAGCGGGTCGACCTCCTCCAGATGGCCCTGCGGAACGGCGCCGTCGACGCGCTGCCGCCCGGCCTGGACGCGGCCCGGCAGCTCCTGATCGTGCACGACTTCCCGCACGGCTTCGACGACCGGGCGGTCACCCGGCTCCGGTACCTGGCCGACGAGGGCCCCGGGGTCGGCGTCCATCTGCTGATGGTGGCCGACCGGGCGGACGCCTCCGCGTACGGACCGGTGCTCGACCCCCTCTGGCGTTCGCTGCTGCGGCTCACCCCCGTCCCCGACGACCACCTCGCCGATCCGTGGGTCGGTCACGCGTGGTCGTACGAGCCCCCGATGCTGCCGCCGGGCAGCCGGATCCTCCGGCAGGTCCTCGCGCAGGTCGCGGACGCCCGTCCGGCAAAGCGGCCCTGACCTGGTCTCTTGGCGGCTCTTTACCCTGCGCTTTACCTTCTCTTGGGTTTTCGGGTAGTGTTCATGGCGCGGAGGGGAGTACTCCCCATGCGCGGCGTACCCGTCAATACGGACGGATCCTCAGCGATCCGATCCCGGGGCGTCGGCCCGACCGCGGTGTGAGCCGCTCGGGTGGAAGAGACCTCCGGCAGCGACGACGCTGATCAAGTAGCCGTACGACGCCGGAGGCGCAGTGGACGTTTCAATGACCCTGTGGGTGCTGACCATTCTCGGTCTGGTCGCCCTCATCGGAGCCGACTTCTTCATCGGGCGGAAGCCTCATGACGTCTCGGTCAAGGAAGCCGGAATCTGGACGATCGTCTGGGTCGTGCTCGCCGTGCTCTTCGGAGTCGGCCTGCTCGTGTTCGGCAACAGCCAGGCGTCCGGGGAGTTCTTCGCCGGCTACGTCACCGAGAAATCGCTCAGTGTCGACAACCTCTTCGTCTTCATCCTGATCATGGCGAAGTTCTCGGTCCCCTCCCACCTCCAGCAGCGCGTGCTGCTCGTGGGTGTGGTGATCGCCCTGGTCCTCCGCACGATCTTCATCGTCGCGGGCGCCGCGGTCATCGCGAACTTCTCGTGGGTCTTCTACATCTTCGGCGCGTTCCTGATCTACACCGCCTGGAAGCTCATCCAGGAGGCGCGTGCCGACGAGGAAGAGGACGACTGGGAGGAGAATCGTCTCCTCAAGTCCGTCGAGAAGAAGTTCGGCGTCGCCGACAAGTACCACGGCACCAAGCTCTTCATCCGCGTCAACGGCAAGCGCGTCCTGACCCCGCTGATGGTCGTCATGATCGCCATCGGCACCACGGACATCCTCTTCGCCCTCGACTCCATCCCGGCGATCTTCGGCCTGACCCAGGACCCGTACATCGTCTTCACCGCCAACGCCTTCGCCCTCATGGGCCTGCGGCAGCTGTACTTCCTGATCGGCGGCCTGCTCAAGAAGCTGGTCCACCTCAGCTACGGCCTGTCGGTGATCCTCGGCTTCATCGGCGTGAAGCTCGTCCTGCACGCCCTGCACGAGTCCGGGGTGCACGTCCCGGAGATCTCCATCGGGTTCTCGCTCGCGGTCATCGGCGGCGTCCTGGTCGTCACCACGATCACCAGCCTGATCGCCTCCAAGAAGCAGTCGGAGCGAGAGGCTGCCGAGGGCGTCACCGACACCAAGGGTGTCGAGGACGCGGACGGCGTCGAGAAGGACAGCATCGACGCCTGACGCGTCACGCACGGCGACGGCCGGCCAGGGGCACCCGCCCCCGGCCGGCCGTCGCCGTTTCCCGCGCCGTCAGGCGGTCGCCGCCTCCGCCGCCTCCGCTGCCTCCGCCGCCTCGGACCGGTCCGGAAGGGTCTCCGGGAGGAGCGCGAAGCAGCCCAGGCTGATGAGGGCCACCACGGTCAGATAGGCCGCGACGCCCCAGGGCGGGCCCGAGCCGCCGTCCGAGAGGGTGGTGGCGACGATGGGCGTGAGGGCGCCGCCGAGGACGCCCGCGAGGTTGTAGCCGACGGCCGCGCCGGTGCAGCGGACGCGGGGCTCGTAGAGCTCCGGGAGGTACGCGGCGATCACCGCGAACATCGTGATGAAGGCCAGCAGCGAGCCCAGGAAGCCGAGGAACATCAGGAACGGCTCCGCGGTGTGCAGCAGGGCCACCATCGGGAACATCCAGAGCGCGGAGGCCGCGCACCCCGCGAGGCACATCGGGCGGCGGCCCCAGCGGTCGGCGAGGAGGGCCATGAAGGGAGTGGCCGCGCCCTTGATCGCCACCGCGGCCATCACGCACGTCAGCATGACCGTGCTGCTCACCCCGAGCTGCTCCGTGCCGTAGGCCAGGGCCCAGGTGGAGACCGTGTAGAACACCGCGTACCCGACGGCGAGCGCCCCGGCCGTCAGCAGCACGAGCCGCCAGTGATCGCGGACGATCTCGGCCAGCGGGGCGCTCGCCCGCCGTCCCGACGCGGACAGCTCCTCGAACTGCGGGGTCTCCGCGAGAGAGGACCGCAGCAGCAGCCCGGCCGCCGCGAGGACTCCCGCCGCCCAGAACGGCACCCGCCAGCCCCAGGACCGGAAGTCCGCGTCGCTCAGGCCCGCCGTGAGCGCCAGCATCACCCCGTTCGCGAGGAGGAAGCCGACCGCCGGGCCGATCTGCGGGAAGCTCGCCCACAGCGCGCGCCGGTTCGCCGGCGCGTGCTCGGCGGTGAGCAGGACGGCGCCGCCCCACTCGCCGCCGAGGCCGAGGCCCTGGAGGAACCGGAGGGTCAGCAGGAGCAGCGGCGCGGCGATGCCGAGCGTCTCGTACGTGGGGACGCAGCCGACCGCGACGGTCGCACAGCCGGTCAGGAGCAGCGAGGCGAAGAGGACCGGCCGGCGGCCGTACCGGTCGCCGACGTGCCCGAAGAGGACCGAGCCCAGGGGGCGGGCGACGAAGCCGATGGCGAAGGTGCCGAAGGCGGCCAGGGTCCCGGCGAGCGGGGAGAAGGTCGGGAAGAAGAGCGGCCCGAGGACGAGGGCGGCGGCGGTCCCGTAGACGAAGAAGTCGAAGAACTCGATGGCGGTGCCGACGAGCGAGGCGGTGGCGAGCCGGAGCATCGAAGGAGGAGCGGGCGGAGCCGGGGGAGCGGTCGGCGACGGAGAGTGACTGGGGCGCATGTGGCGCCAACTACCCCGCGGCCGTCCGGGTTACGGGGGCGTACGGAAGCGCGCGGCCGGTGAGCCGCGCGCTGTCGGTGCGGCGGCGGCTCACCAGCCGCGCTCGCGCCACTCCGCGAGGTGCGGGCGCTCGTCACCGAGCGTGGTGTCCTTGCCGTGGCCCGGGTAGACCCAGGACTCGTCCGGCAGGGCGGCGAAGAGCTTGGTCTCCACGTCGTGGATCAGGCTCGCGAAGGCCTCCGGGTCCTTCCAGGTGTTGCCCACCCCGCCGGGGAAGAGGCAGTCGCCGGTGAAGACGTGCGGGTGGCCGTGCGGGTCGTCGTAGACGAGGGCGATCGAGCCGGGGGTGTGCCCGACCAGCCGGCGGGCGGTCAGCTCGACCCGGCCCACCCGGACCGTGTCGCCGTCCTCGACCGGCACGTCGGTGGCGACCGGGATGCCCTCCGCGTCGTACGCCCCGGCGTAGGTCCGGGCACCGGTCGCGGCGACGACCTCCGCGAGGGCCTGCCAGTGGTCGCCGTGCCGGTGGGTGGTGACGACGGCCTTGATGCCGTCGTCACCGATCAGCGTGAGCAGTGTGTCGGCGTCGTTGGCCGCATCGATCAGCAGCTGTTCGCCGGTCGCCCGGCAGCGCAGCAGGTACGCGTTGTTGTCCATCGGGCCGACCGAGACCTTCGAGATCATCAGGTCCGTCAGCTCGTGCACGTCCGCCGGTCCGCCGACCTTCACACTTCCGCTGTACGTCATGGGCTCAGCCTAGCTCCGCCCACCGACAACAGAGGGGGCTACAGCGCCGGGAGCTCCGGGAGCGGGCCGCCCTCGGTCTTGAGGGCGGAGCCGTCGCGGCGGCCGGCGAGCCAGCCGAGGAGCTCGGGGGCGGGGCCGGTCACGGTGACCTCGGCGCCCTCGCCGGAACCGGTGGTCCAGGTGCCCGTGCCCGCCGTCGCCACGATCCGGGTCGGCGGCACGGTCGCGTTGCCCGTGAAGCGCTCCGCGAGGAAGTCGATCTCCCGCTGGACGAACTCCTCGGGCAGGTCCTCCAGCTCGTAGCCGACGCCCAGGTCGACGTGGTGCAGGGCCACCTCCACCCAGCGGCGGAAGGGGATCCGGGAGGCGCTGTCCGTGACGCCGTTGCGGAGCTCGACGGTGCGGCTCCAGTCGGCGGGCTCGGCGCCGGCGGCCTGGAAGCCGTCGCCGCTCTCGCGCAGGTCGGCGAGCTGGACGGCGAGGGGGCGGCCCGCGTCGCGCTCGATGTCGGCGTCGCGGGTCGCGGCGTCCGCGTACATGGGACGGCCCTGGAGGACGTTCACCAGAGCGTCGGCGTTCCGGGCGATGTGGGCCAGTACATGGCCGCGCGTCCAGCCGGGAAGCCGTGACGGCTCGGCCGTCGCCGCGTTGTCCCAGGAGGCGGCTGCGTCCAGCAGCCGGTCGGTCGCTGCTTTGACAGAGGCGAGATCACGTTCGTGGTCGATCATGGCGCCGACCCTAGCGCCGCCACTCGTTCGGGTGAAGCGGTCTCCACGAGGCCGGAAATCGAATGTGCGTGCTATAGGCTCGACGGAAGCATCCGGCATCCTTGGTTGTTGGGTGTGTCAGGCACATCCGCTCTCTCAAGAAAGGTGCGGACCGGCGTGACCGACCGTCTCATCGTTCGTGGCGCTCGCGAGCACAATCTCAAGAACGTCTCGCTCGACCTCCCGCGTGACTCCCTCATCGTCTTCACCGGGCTCTCGGGATCGGGCAAGTCCTCCCTCGCGTTCGACACGATCTTCGCCGAGGGGCAGCGCCGGTACGTCGAGTCGCTCTCCTCCTACGCCCGGCAGTTCCTCGGCCAGATGGACAAGCCGGACGTCGACTTCATCGAAGGTCTGTCGCCCGCCGTCTCCATCGACCAGAAGTCGACCTCGCGCAACCCGCGCTCGACGGTCGGCACCATCACGGAGGTCTACGACTACCTCCGCCTGCTCTTCGCCCGCATCGGCAAGCCGCACTGTCCCGAGTGCCGCCGGCCGATCTCCCGCCAGTCGCCGCAGGCCATCGTCGACAAGGTCCTGGAGCTCCCCGAGGGCAGCCGCTTCCAGGTCCTCTCGCCGCTCGTGCGCGAGCGGAAGGGCGAGTTCGTCGACCTCTTCGCCGACCTCCAGACCAAGGGCTACAGCCGTGCCCGGGTCGACGGCGTGACCATTCAGCTGAGCGAGCCGCCGACGCTGAAGAAGCAGGAGAAGCACACGATCGAGGTGGTCGTCGACCGCCTCACCGTGAAGGACAGTGCCAAGCGCCGGCTCACCGACTCCGTCGAGACCGCGCTCGGACTCTCCGGCGGCATGGTCGTGCTCGACTTCGTCGACCTCCCCGAGGACGACCCCGAGCGCGAGCGGATGTACTCGGAGCACCTCTACTGCCCGTACGACGACCTGTCGTTCGAGGAGCTGGAGCCGCGCTCCTTCTCCTTCAACTCGCCCTTCGGGGCCTGCCCCGACTGCACCGGCATCGGCACGCGCATGGAGGTCGACCCCGAGCTGATCGTCCCGGACGAGGACAAGTCGCTCGACGAGGGGGCCATCCACCCCTGGTCGCACGGCCACACCAAGGAGTACTTCGGCCGGCTCATCGGCGGTCTCGCCCAGGCCCTCGGCTTCCGCACGGACCTCCCGTACGCGGGGCTGCCGCAGCGCGCCAAGAAGGCCCTGATGCACGGCCACAAGACCCAGGTCGAGGTCCGCTACCGCAACCGGTACGGGCGGGAGCGGGCGTACACCACCCCGGCCTTCGAGGGCGCCGTCTCCTTCGTCAAGCGGCGGCACAGCGAGGCCGAGAGCGACTCCAGCCGCGAGCGCTTCGAGGGCTACATGCGCGAGGTGCCCTGCCCCACCTGTGAGGGCACCCGCCTCAAGCCGATCGTCCTCGCGGTCACGGTCATGGACCGGTCCATCGCCGAGGTCTCCGCGATGTCCATCAGCGACTGCGCCGAGTTCCTCTCCCGGCTGACCCTCAACGACCGAGACAAGAAGATCGCCGAGCGGGTCCTCAAGGAGGTCAACGAGCGGCTGCGCTTCCTCGTCGACGTCGGCCTCGACTACCTCTCCCTCAACCGGGCCGCCGGCACGCTCTCCGGCGGCGAGGCCCAGCGCATCCGGCTCGCCACCCAGATCGGCTCCGGCCTCGTCGGCGTGCTGTACGTGCTCGACGAGCCGTCCATCGGCCTGCACCAGCGCGACAACCACCGGCTCATCGAGACCCTGGTCCGGCTCCGCGACATGGGGAACACGCTCATCGTCGTCGAGCACGACGAGGACACCATCAAGGTCGCGGACTGGGTCGTCGACATCGGCCCCGGCGCCGGCGAGCACGGCGGCAAGGTCGTCCACTCCGGTCCCCTGAAGGAGCTCCTCGCCAACGAGGAGTCGATCACCGGGCAGTACCTGTCCGGCCGCAGGGCGATCCCCACCCCGGACATCCGCCGCCCCGTGGACCCGGGCCGACGGCTCACCGTGCACGGTGCCCGCGAGAACAACCTGCAGGACATCGACGTCTCCTTCCCGCTGGGCGTCCTCACGGCCGTCACGGGCGTCTCCGGCTCCGGCAAGTCGACCCTGGTCAACGACATCCTCTACACCCACCTGGCGCGCGAGCTGAACGGCGCCAAGTCGGTGCCCGGCCGTCACACGCGCGTGGACGGCGACGACCTCGTCGACAAGGTCGTGCACGTCGACCAGTCGCCGATCGGCCGCACCCCGCGGTCGAACCCGGCGACCTACACCGGCGTCTTCGACCACGTCCGCAAGCTCTTCGCCGA
The sequence above is a segment of the Streptomyces sp. NBC_01255 genome. Coding sequences within it:
- the uvrB gene encoding excinuclease ABC subunit UvrB, yielding MRPVSKIERSVAPFEVVSSYQPSGDQPTAIADLERRIRAGEKDVVLLGATGTGKSATTAWMIEKLQRPTLVMAPNKTLAAQLANEFRELLPNNAVEYFVSYYDYYQPEAYVPQSDTYIEKDSSINEEVERLRHSATNSLLTRRDVIVVASVSCIYGLGTPQEYVDRMVPLKVGEEMDRDQLLRRFVDIQYTRNDLAFTRGTFRVRGDTIEIFPVYEELAVRIEMFGDEIEALSTLHPLTGEIISEDRELYVFPASHYVAGPERMERAVNDIERELEIRLAELDKQGKHLESQRLRMRTTYDIEMMRQIGSCSGIENYSMHFDGRDPGSAPNTLIDYFPEDFLLVIDESHVTVPQIGAMYEGDASRKRTLVDHGFRLPSALDNRPLKWEEFQKRIGQTVYLSATPGTYELSRGDGFVEQIIRPTGLVDPEVVVKPTEGQIDDLVHEIRLRTEKDERVLVTTLTKKMAEDLTDYFLELGIQVRYLHSDVDTLRRIELLRELRAGEYDVLVGINLLREGLDLPEVSLVAILDADKQGFLRSGTSLIQTIGRAARNVSGQVHMYADRITPAMEQAIDETNRRREKQVAYNTAHGIDPQPLRKKINDIVATIAREEVDTEELLGSGYRQEKEGKAAKAPVPSLAAHGSKSRGKGGKPGSTVELGDRPATELAAIIEEMTDRMRAAAAELQFEVAARLRDEVGELKKELRQMKEAGLA
- a CDS encoding TerD family protein, whose amino-acid sequence is MTVNMTKGQAISLEKQGGGSLSQVRMGLGWQAAPRRGLFGKRTQEIDLDASAVLFADKQPVDVVFFRHLVSDDGSVKHTGDNLVGGAGQGGDDEAILVDLQRVPVHIDTIVFTVNSFTGQTFQEVQNAFCRIVDETNGQELARYTLDGGGNYTAQIMAKVHRAGSGWQMTALGNPANGRTFQDLMPAILPHL
- a CDS encoding TerD family protein, coding for MTAELVRGQNHPLPDTRLEIRVSAGHPVVAGAALGDERGRVPGVEWVAHPVAPSLPGVDVPRQAAADQRLAVDLAAVPDAVHRVSVLLALPVGVGGPTSFGKAAAPFVAVAGPDGTEIASYTITGLDSESAVVALELYRRQGAWKVRAMGQGYEGGLAALLGDQGLERPADLAASILESERARHAPLPDPAPATATHPESAPAAESTPAEHRTAPTAGGPISYAHPRRRTTTPEPAPAPAPQGSQAPQGPAVPVAGDAAGWSMDERLYNQVWGMFEDLARTAAAYRSACDFAESRLDRELDEVLSDYRARGGGANDAARAAARARHDELVERAQEVLDRDLAQLAVESEVVEPALPPAYARWDNPVWHGYRPPAEEPMAVRLGDLHLPERAELRIPMLVRLPMERGLWVDSGRGRSEAAGLLDETELRRLALDSAVAHAARLLAVHPAGGFAVHVVDAAGAGAAALAPLVDTGVLAAPPARGAAGVSAVLEQLTERVDLLQMALRNGAVDALPPGLDAARQLLIVHDFPHGFDDRAVTRLRYLADEGPGVGVHLLMVADRADASAYGPVLDPLWRSLLRLTPVPDDHLADPWVGHAWSYEPPMLPPGSRILRQVLAQVADARPAKRP
- a CDS encoding TerC family protein encodes the protein MDVSMTLWVLTILGLVALIGADFFIGRKPHDVSVKEAGIWTIVWVVLAVLFGVGLLVFGNSQASGEFFAGYVTEKSLSVDNLFVFILIMAKFSVPSHLQQRVLLVGVVIALVLRTIFIVAGAAVIANFSWVFYIFGAFLIYTAWKLIQEARADEEEDDWEENRLLKSVEKKFGVADKYHGTKLFIRVNGKRVLTPLMVVMIAIGTTDILFALDSIPAIFGLTQDPYIVFTANAFALMGLRQLYFLIGGLLKKLVHLSYGLSVILGFIGVKLVLHALHESGVHVPEISIGFSLAVIGGVLVVTTITSLIASKKQSEREAAEGVTDTKGVEDADGVEKDSIDA
- a CDS encoding MFS transporter — translated: MLRLATASLVGTAIEFFDFFVYGTAAALVLGPLFFPTFSPLAGTLAAFGTFAIGFVARPLGSVLFGHVGDRYGRRPVLFASLLLTGCATVAVGCVPTYETLGIAAPLLLLTLRFLQGLGLGGEWGGAVLLTAEHAPANRRALWASFPQIGPAVGFLLANGVMLALTAGLSDADFRSWGWRVPFWAAGVLAAAGLLLRSSLAETPQFEELSASGRRASAPLAEIVRDHWRLVLLTAGALAVGYAVFYTVSTWALAYGTEQLGVSSTVMLTCVMAAVAIKGAATPFMALLADRWGRRPMCLAGCAASALWMFPMVALLHTAEPFLMFLGFLGSLLAFITMFAVIAAYLPELYEPRVRCTGAAVGYNLAGVLGGALTPIVATTLSDGGSGPPWGVAAYLTVVALISLGCFALLPETLPDRSEAAEAAEAAEAATA
- a CDS encoding MBL fold metallo-hydrolase, producing MTYSGSVKVGGPADVHELTDLMISKVSVGPMDNNAYLLRCRATGEQLLIDAANDADTLLTLIGDDGIKAVVTTHRHGDHWQALAEVVAATGARTYAGAYDAEGIPVATDVPVEDGDTVRVGRVELTARRLVGHTPGSIALVYDDPHGHPHVFTGDCLFPGGVGNTWKDPEAFASLIHDVETKLFAALPDESWVYPGHGKDTTLGDERPHLAEWRERGW
- a CDS encoding maleylpyruvate isomerase family mycothiol-dependent enzyme; this translates as MIDHERDLASVKAATDRLLDAAASWDNAATAEPSRLPGWTRGHVLAHIARNADALVNVLQGRPMYADAATRDADIERDAGRPLAVQLADLRESGDGFQAAGAEPADWSRTVELRNGVTDSASRIPFRRWVEVALHHVDLGVGYELEDLPEEFVQREIDFLAERFTGNATVPPTRIVATAGTGTWTTGSGEGAEVTVTGPAPELLGWLAGRRDGSALKTEGGPLPELPAL